The Anabaena sp. PCC 7108 region CAACGCCATTAATGATTACAATTGAGGAAGCTCACCGCTTTCTTGACCCAGGAGTGGTACAAAGTACAATTTTTGGAACCATAGCCCGCGAACTGCGGAAATATTTCGTAACACTTTTAGTAGTTGATCAACGTCCTTCGGGGATAGATAATGAAGTTATGTCCCAAATTGGGACTCGCATCACAGCATTGCTGAACGACGAAAAAGATATTGATGCAATTTTTACAGGTGTATCTGGTGCTGGGGCTTTACGCTCAGTATTAGCAAAGTTAGACTCCAAGCAACAAGCATTAATTTTAGGTCACGCCGTTCCCATGCCAGTAGTTGTACGTACCCGTCCCTATGACTCAGTATTTTACACGGAAATGGGCGACCAAGCCTGGGAAGAAAAATCAGATGCAGAAGTTTTCGCAGCGGCAGAACTAGCTAAAGCTGATTTAGGTTTTTAACCACCTTCAAAAAATCCACCAATTACTCAGGACTCAGGACTCATCACGATTTCGTGACATCCCTCCATAATGGTAGCTTCATAAGTTCGGTTATCCGGCTACTTGCAAGCAACAGAAGAGGGGTTTTTGCAGTCACTATAGATATAGTCAGCGTTTTTAAGGAACTTCAAAACAAAATTTAGCAGTCAGTCAATTTTGCTTTATAATTGTAAGATTTATCTGGGTTACTTTACTAGCCATCAGATCTGCCATACCATAAAAAAGTAAAACTCATACTGACTTCGTATTTTATAGCTGCTATCAGCATCTGAAGAAAAGAATAACTCTTGAAAACAAACCATTGTGCTTCTAAGAAATTCCAGAGTTGAGAAAGGGGAGGGGAACCCATCTCAGGGGACCACCGTCTTGAAAACGGCTATATAAATTAATTGCTTATGATAGCTCACCTATATCTGTTGATGTTTATACCACTCTTTTCCATCCGCCCTAGTTGAGAAAAGATTCATTCTGTTTAGGGAGTAGAGGACAACGCACCAATGCCTACTGTTAACACCCAAACTGAAAACCTGAACACCAAATTCACAGCTGATATGGTGCGAACCTATCTGCGGGAAATTGGTCGTGTACCTCTGCTAACCCGTGAGCAAGAGATTGTTTATGGGAAGCAGGTGCAACAAATGATGACACTGCTAGAAGCGAAGGAAGCTTTAGCAAAGAAACTAGACTATGAACCTAGTTTATCAGAGTTGGCTGCCCATGTTAATCAATCTGAAACTGATGTCAAGCAGACTTTGACGCTTGGTAAACGAGCCAAGCAAAAAATGATTGAAGCCAATTTACGCTTGGTTGTAGCTATTGCGAAAAAGTATCAAAAAAGGAACATGGAATTTCTGGATTTAATCCAGGAAGGAACCTTGGGATTAGAAAGAGGGGTGGAGAAATTTGATCCTATGCGGGGTTATAAGTTCTCAACCTATGCTTACTGGTGGATTCGTCAAGCGATTACGAGAGCGATCGCACAACAAGGTCGCACCATTCGCCTACCCATCCATATTACCGAGAAACTGAACAAAATCAAAAAAGTGCAGCGAGAATTGGCACAAAAGTTAGGAAGATCCCCAACGCCTACAGAAATCGCCAAAGAACTGGAATTAGAACCTGCTCAGATTCGTGAGTATCTGAATATGGCGCGTCAACCAGTATCTTTAGATGTGCGAGTCGGTGATAATCAGGATACCGAACTGCAAGAAATGCTGGAAGATGACGGACCATCTCCAGAGTATTACACCACACAGGAATTTTTGCGCCAAGACTTAAATAACCTGTTAGCAGAACTTACACCCCAACAGCGCGAAGTTGTGGCTCTGCGCTTTGGGTTAGAAGATGGTAATGAAATGTCTTTGGCGAAAGTCGGTGAGCGGTTGAACCTCAGCCGTGAGCGCGTCCGTCAATTAGAGCATCAAGCTCTTGCTCATTTACGTCGCCGTCGAGCCAATGTTAAAGAATACGTTGCGAGCTAAAAGCATACACGCACCGCAACTTATCCATAGACATCGCTTGTGGCGGTGCGCCTCCTGAATTCAGGGGGCAATTTTTTTTGGTCTCACGCAAAGGCGTAAAGAAGCAAAGAGTTAAAAAGAGCGAATTTGCACTAATGAATATTTGACTTAAGTAGGTAGGCGAAAATAAATAGAACTATGTTAAGTAAGGTAACAAATTCGGAAATTAGCTCGTAGTTAGAGCTTTAGCCCGAATTTCAGGTCTAAAGACCTGACTACAAACCTTTAATTATTTACGTTACTCTACTTACGCCATAATTTCCCTTCATCTAATCCGAAATCTCTAGGGTTGCTGTTGTAGTTAATAAGGGGACTACGATCAACAAGGTTAAAGTCAAATGAAGGGTGCATATCACAATTTGAGAGCAAATCAAGTGATCTGAATCAACACTTCACCTGTTTTTCCCCATTGAAGAATGCACAATAAAAATGCCAAACTCAGAATATCTCAAAAATCAAATCAATTGGTCATCTCCCAAAAGTATGAATCCCTTTAGCGAAACCTGAATTGTTGAATCAATGATATTTTGAGATGATCAAACACAATCTAGAAAAACTTGATTGTTTTATGGATTTTTCTGCCAGATTATATATATAAAACTTTTGATGGAATCTCGGCTTATCAGTATTTCGTTATCATTTAAGTTAAGTTACAGACAAAAAGTTAATTTCATTACAAGATAGGAGTAATTGGGTGCTTAACAATATTTCTAAGTTCATTCCTCAAGGTAATTTCAAATTTCAGGTCTTTGGTTTACTTGTTACTGTTGGGGTTTTAGGTTTAGGTGTAATTGGTCAACGGACAAAAATCAACCTGCAACCTACAGCCATAGCAGCCGATTTACCAGGTTACACAAATCAAATTCAGAATAATAATGATCAAAATTCTCTGGTGTCAAGACTAAGAAACATCAGAGATCAAAGCAGTCAATTTCAGTTAAATCCTCTTGATGGCAACAATTTACCATCTGAAGCTTTGACAAGGAATAGTCAGATCATACCCACAACAATCAAACAACAACGAGGAACATCAGCAGTAAATTTACCCCAAAAAGATGGAACTTATCTCTATGGTCAGTCATCGGCACCAGACCAGCTAGGACAAGGCTATATTGTCTTTCAGAAACAGCAAGGTAAGGTGATAGGTGCATTGTATAT contains the following coding sequences:
- a CDS encoding RNA polymerase sigma factor, RpoD/SigA family, translated to MPTVNTQTENLNTKFTADMVRTYLREIGRVPLLTREQEIVYGKQVQQMMTLLEAKEALAKKLDYEPSLSELAAHVNQSETDVKQTLTLGKRAKQKMIEANLRLVVAIAKKYQKRNMEFLDLIQEGTLGLERGVEKFDPMRGYKFSTYAYWWIRQAITRAIAQQGRTIRLPIHITEKLNKIKKVQRELAQKLGRSPTPTEIAKELELEPAQIREYLNMARQPVSLDVRVGDNQDTELQEMLEDDGPSPEYYTTQEFLRQDLNNLLAELTPQQREVVALRFGLEDGNEMSLAKVGERLNLSRERVRQLEHQALAHLRRRRANVKEYVAS